The Pseudanabaena sp. ABRG5-3 genome includes the window CTCTCATTCAGTCCATCGAAGAGAAAGATCCTGATATTCGTAGGAATATTGCAGAAGCGTTAGGCAAAATTGGCAGTGATAAGGCTATCAAACCTCTTATTAAGTTGCTCAAAGATCTAGATTCTTATGTGCAATGGAAATCAGCAGAAGCATTAGAAAAAATTTCTGAAGCTGATCGCAACTTACCCACCCTCACTCAACAACTCCCCTATCTCCTCACCCTCATCCCCACAGAATCCAGCCAACAAGCCCTCTCAGTCATCACCGCCATCCAAGCCCGATGCAAATACTACAACTACAACATAGCCCAAACACGCTTACCCCCCGAAGACAAAACCAACTCCACCACAGGCACTACAAATATATTCAATGCACCAGTAGGACAAGTAGTTGCTGGAAACCTAACAGTGCATGGTGATAATATTGCTACACAGAATAATCAAAATTCTGTACCTAATTCTTAACTAACCCAAATCCATTATTATCAAGTGAGAAAAATATGTCCGACCTTCACTTCAACGCTCCCGTAGGAGCAGTAAACACAGGCAATACAACTGTACATGGCGACAACATCGGCACACAAAACAACTACTACGGCATAGACGACCCCAACACCCAACAACTAGCCAATGAACTCGTTGAAATCCTGCAAGGAATCGTCCCCCAAATCTCCGATCCCACCAGCGAAGCAGGCAAAGAAATCATCACCGCCGCCGCAATGGAAGAGATAGAAAACAAACCAACCCTTAAAGATCGCCTAGTTGCAGCATTTACAGCAGGTGCATTTGAAGCCATCAAAAAAATTGCCAAAAATGATTTTGTTGAAGTCCTCCTTACCGCCTTCAAAGCAGGACTCGAAGCCAAACCTAAAAAGTAAAGATGCAATTGTCCAATAACAAATCGTTTGAATAATTATGCCTAAACGAACCATTACCTATCTATCTCCACTTGATGCCCTCATCGCCGTAGCCAAAAGACTTAGCCTCTACGAAAATCAACACAAACTCGACTCTGAAGAATTTTTCCATCAATATCGCCAAGGACAAACATCAGATGAAATTGAATTTATCGAATGGGCAAACGACTATCAACACTATCTAGCCCTGCGTCAGGAAATACATACTTAGCATGACATCCGTGTTATTATGCTAAATTATGATTGTCTCATTTAAAAATCAAGGCACTGAAGACATCTTCAACGGCAAAAACTCTCAGGAGGCAAGAAAAGTTTGTCCAGCATCCATTTGTAAAGTTGCAACCCGCAAACTCGACCAAATTAACGCCGCAACTACCCTCAACGACCTGCGCGTTCCACCCAACAATCGACTAGAAGCATTAGCAGGCGATCGCAAAGGTCAGCATAGTATTCGCATCAACGACCAGTATCGAATTTGCTTTATCTGGACTAGCGCAGGAGCAAATCAAGTAGAAATTGTAGATTATCACTGAAGTTTAAAGATAGAAGTATAAATATCAGGAACAAAAATATGACACGCATACCAACCCATCGCCCACCAACCCACGCAGGGGAAATGTTACTAGAAGAGTTTCTCATTCCGTTGGGATTAACTCAACAAGAACTAGCCAACGCCATTCATGTCCCCTATCAAAGAGTGAATGAAATCATCAATCGCCGCCGAGGCATCACCCCAAGCACTGCCCTCCGTCTAGCCAAATTCTTTTCCACATCACCAGACTTCTGGATGAACCTGCAACAATGTTGGGACTTATATCACGCTCAACAAACAGAAAATGATGAATTACAAACTATTCAGCCACTAACAACGTTAGCGATCGGCTAAATTAAACATGACAAATGCAGCCAAACTTCAAAACCTTCCAGCCTATACAGTAGCCGATGCCGCTCGTTACCTGCGAATTCCATCGGGTACATTGCAAGCTTGGCTACATGGGCGTACCTACAACACCAAAGACGAACAACAATTTTCCGCACCCCTCATCCAGCGCCCCAGCACCGAATTTTCACAACTCTCATTTATCAACCTCGTAGAAGCCCATGTATTACGAGTGATCCGTCAAGACCACAACATCCGCTTAGATAAAGTTCGCACTGCCCTTGACTACATCGAACGTGAATTTGCTACCCCACATCCTCTCGCAAGCATTGACTTCCAGACCGATGGCGTAAATCTCTTTGTCGAATCCGTAGGAAAACTGATTAACGCCTCCGAAAATGGACAGTTAGCCATGCGTCAAACCCTTAACCAACTCCTCAAACGCATCGAATACGATCGCCAAGTTGCCATTCGCCTATTCCCCAACCTGCGCCCCAATCAATCCGACAGCCCCAAACTGCTTGTTTTTGATCCCGCAGTATCCTTTGGTCGTTTAGCGATCGCTGATACAGGCATTCCCACATCCATCGTTGCCGAACGCTATCGAGCAGGAGATTCTATAGATTTACTTGCTGAAGACTACGGCTGCACAAGACTCCAAATCGAAGAAGCGATCCGCTACGAACTCCCTCCTCAAATCGCGTGAACAAGAAAAATACCGATAAGCCTATCTTTTTTGTAGATAGAGCCTTAGGCAAAAATCTAGTCAAAATCCTACGCAACGCAGGCGCAAATGCCGAAGCGCATATCGATCACTTTGCCCCCAATTCTCCAGATGTCGAATGGTTGCCAGAAGTCAGCTGCCGAGGATGGATATAACGGGAACTTCACTCTCCTTTGATAACCGATGAAATTGCTAATCAATTGCTTTACATTTAAGGCGATCGCCACATCAACATATAAATCCAAGACTATACTGTAAAGATAAATCAGCAGGACTGATGAACTTAGCCGAATCAGCAAATACTTCCATGAAAATGTTCTCTCTACAAGTACAAAAAGAAGGACAAATTAACATCCCTCAAGACGTGCTAAACACCTTGCAAACCCACGAAGGACAAACCCTCACCTTGCTCCAAATCGGTGAATTTGCCGTAATTGTCCCCAGAATCCCCAAAGTCACAACACTGACAGAAAACTTTGTATCCTTAATGAATGACGATAATGTCACAGTCGATGAACTACTAGAAGGACTACAAGAAGAACGTCAAGCAATTTGGCAAGAGCAACAACAAACCAAAATCAGTGCGTAGAATATTTTTAGATTCAAGCGTTATCATTGCTGTTCGCGTAGTGGCGCTAGTCATGCCGTCATCGTCATGGCAGAAATTGGACTATTTAAAGTTCTGATTTCCGAGCAAGTCATCGAAAAATGCGATCGCAACATCATTAACTATCTCTAGAAGTAGTGCATTGCCG containing:
- the tumA gene encoding antitoxin TumA, which produces MPKRTITYLSPLDALIAVAKRLSLYENQHKLDSEEFFHQYRQGQTSDEIEFIEWANDYQHYLALRQEIHT
- a CDS encoding type II toxin-antitoxin system RelE/ParE family toxin, which gives rise to MIVSFKNQGTEDIFNGKNSQEARKVCPASICKVATRKLDQINAATTLNDLRVPPNNRLEALAGDRKGQHSIRINDQYRICFIWTSAGANQVEIVDYH
- a CDS encoding HigA family addiction module antitoxin, whose amino-acid sequence is MTRIPTHRPPTHAGEMLLEEFLIPLGLTQQELANAIHVPYQRVNEIINRRRGITPSTALRLAKFFSTSPDFWMNLQQCWDLYHAQQTENDELQTIQPLTTLAIG
- a CDS encoding DUF433 domain-containing protein, translated to MTNAAKLQNLPAYTVADAARYLRIPSGTLQAWLHGRTYNTKDEQQFSAPLIQRPSTEFSQLSFINLVEAHVLRVIRQDHNIRLDKVRTALDYIEREFATPHPLASIDFQTDGVNLFVESVGKLINASENGQLAMRQTLNQLLKRIEYDRQVAIRLFPNLRPNQSDSPKLLVFDPAVSFGRLAIADTGIPTSIVAERYRAGDSIDLLAEDYGCTRLQIEEAIRYELPPQIA